The Acidimicrobiales bacterium genomic sequence ACGACCACGTCGACACCAGCCGCCAGCAGTCGCTGGGCGCAGGCGGGCCCGGTGTCGAGGCGAATCTCAGACACGGTGTCGGGTTGATTTCCGGCGAAGGCGTAGTGGGTCTGCGCAACCTGGCCGATCACGCCGTCGACAGCCAGCTCTTCGAGGCGGTCGATCGGGTATACGACGTTGAGGTCGAGTTGAAACCCGCTGCGGTCGAAGTTCGGGCTCCAGTGCCCGAGCACGAGGTCGCGGTCGGCGCGGTCGATGGTCTTGAAGCGGGTGTCGGCCGGGCTGAAACCCTCGTCGCCCTGTCGGTGCAGCGCGGCCGAGGTGACGATGGCGACCGTCGACTCCGATAGCGGCTTGGCTGGGACGGTGAAGGCCGTCGTCTCGAACTCGGGGACCGGCATCTTCTGGCCGAGCTCGCGCATCGCTTCGTCGCCGCTCATGCGGGTTCCTCCTCGTGAGTCTGCTTCGTCGCACTCGCATAGACGACGCCGCTGCAACGATTCTGCCAGGCCAAAGCGCACTTTTCCCAAACGGCGGACTCGGGCGCTCGACCACACCGCAGCGGATGGGCCCGCAGCTCAGGGCGTCAGCGCCGTGCGGATCGCGTCGGCGACGACCTCGATCGACTCCTCCACCGTCAAGCGGCGCGCCCTGCGCAGCTGGTCGATCACTTCGAGCTGACTCATGACGTCGGCGGTGGTGCGACGAACGATTCGCACCCCGGCCGGCAGAGCGGCGAGCTCACGGCGAAACTGGAGGTCGAACTGGTCCGTGAGTGTGTGGCGGGTCCGTTCGATGTTGTCTCGGATCTGCACACAACCCGGAGCGCGCAACCGACCCGCCCGGTAGCTGGGTCCAACCCGCTCGTACAGGCGTACCCGCATCCGGGCGAAGTCGAGCACTCGCTCCTCGAAAGGCCCTTGGCCGATGGAGGTGAGGTGGGCCTCCTTCTGGCCGCGCCGCCACATCTCGTCCATCGCGGCCTGGGTCAAGGAGTCGGGATCAGGGAAGTAGCGGTAAACCGACCGCAGCGACAGGCCCGACCGTTCGGCGGCTCGCTCGATCGTCGGCGCCAACGTCTCCTCCTCGAACATCTCGAGCACGGCGTCGATTACCGCCGCTATGTTGCGCTCGCGACGCAGCCTGCGCCCGTCGGCTCGCTCATCACCGAACCGGTCATACTCAGGTTCCACCGCACCGGCCTCGCTCATGGCCGACGGCTCAGGCCACCAGCCGGTCGCAGCCGGTTCCCGACAAGATGCTGTCAACGACTGCCCGCGAGGCGTCGTCGAGCGCACCGTATTCCTGACGCAACCACTGCAGGCACTTGGGCTGATACCTGAAGGGCGCCTGACGGTACTCGAGACCGCTGATCTCGCAGGCGACCTCGTCGGCGCCAGCCTCTAGTGCGGCGGCGTTCGCGATCATGAACGGGGCATACGTCGAGCCCGCTTCGCACAAGATCTCGTGGACTATCTCGGGCAGCGCCGCAACGTCGACCCACCCGCCATCGCCGTCGTCATGTTCGTCGAGGGGCCACCAGCTCAGGTCGTCCACCCGCTGGATCCAGTTCACAACGCGCGGCGCACGTTCGACTGCGATCGCCATGGGCGTCGGATCCCACCAGGTCATCGGTACTAGCTGACCGAACAGGGCAAAATCGGCCCGACCGGGCCGAGCGCCGAGGAGGAACGGCCTTTCCGACAGCAGTCGCTGGAGCAGATCGAGGAGCCGCTCGTAGCTGCCTTCGATGATCGGCAGGTTCGCCTCGGTCGAACCGACCAGCGCCCGGCGACCGACCTGTCGATCGATGATGAAGTCGTGCGACCGTCGAAGGTTTTCGTCACTCGCATGAAGATCACGGTCCAGCGGCAACAGCCTGCCCGACTTCTCGATATCGGGCTCGTACGTCCACCGGTAGTGGTACATCGCCTTCGTCACCCACTCGTCGGCGTAGTCCTCGAGGAGGAAGTCGATGAAGGCCAGGGCCGCATCTGACGGCACGAGGCTGCGGCCTTCGTATTCGCTTTCGAGCCGCGTGATCTGTGGGCTGGA encodes the following:
- a CDS encoding glutathione S-transferase C-terminal domain-containing protein, which translates into the protein MRPVTLKGAFSSPYTLKMRAVLRYRRIPYRWVLRGSEWDDLPEAKVPVIPVIGFHNDDGSVEVMTDSSPQITRLESEYEGRSLVPSDAALAFIDFLLEDYADEWVTKAMYHYRWTYEPDIEKSGRLLPLDRDLHASDENLRRSHDFIIDRQVGRRALVGSTEANLPIIEGSYERLLDLLQRLLSERPFLLGARPGRADFALFGQLVPMTWWDPTPMAIAVERAPRVVNWIQRVDDLSWWPLDEHDDGDGGWVDVAALPEIVHEILCEAGSTYAPFMIANAAALEAGADEVACEISGLEYRQAPFRYQPKCLQWLRQEYGALDDASRAVVDSILSGTGCDRLVA
- a CDS encoding glycine/sarcosine/betaine reductase selenoprotein B family protein gives rise to the protein MSGDEAMRELGQKMPVPEFETTAFTVPAKPLSESTVAIVTSAALHRQGDEGFSPADTRFKTIDRADRDLVLGHWSPNFDRSGFQLDLNVVYPIDRLEELAVDGVIGQVAQTHYAFAGNQPDTVSEIRLDTGPACAQRLLAAGVDVVVLTPV
- a CDS encoding TetR/AcrR family transcriptional regulator codes for the protein MEPEYDRFGDERADGRRLRRERNIAAVIDAVLEMFEEETLAPTIERAAERSGLSLRSVYRYFPDPDSLTQAAMDEMWRRGQKEAHLTSIGQGPFEERVLDFARMRVRLYERVGPSYRAGRLRAPGCVQIRDNIERTRHTLTDQFDLQFRRELAALPAGVRIVRRTTADVMSQLEVIDQLRRARRLTVEESIEVVADAIRTALTP